The genome window AATGACAAAGATGTTGATATAGTTGTTGAACTAGTTGGTGGTATTGATGTACCTTATGATATTATAACTAAATCAATAAAGTCTGGTAAAAGCGTTGTTACTGCTAATAAAGCACTACTTGCTGAGAAAGGTGACGAGATATTTTCTTTAGCTAAGGAATATGGGGTTGTTGTTGGATTTGAAGCCAGTGTTGCTGGAGGAATACCTATAATTAGAATCTTGGGTGATGGTCTTGTTGGAGATCGAGTTAGCCAAATTTTGGGTATTTTGAATGGGACTACTAATTTTATACTTACGAAAATGTTTGAAGAGAATATGGATTTCCCTACCGCTTTGAAGAAAGCACAGGAATTGGGTTTTGCTGAAGCTGATCCTTCTCTTGATATAGATGGAATTGATACAGCGCACAAAATAGCAGTCTTGGCACGACTTGCTTTCAATACAAGAATTGACTTTAACTCAGTGTATGTTGAAGGAATAAGAAATGTATCTCTTGATGATGTTAGGTATGCATATGAAATGGGATTTGTTTTAAAACTTCTAGGTATATCAAGATTAGATGATGATGGAACTATTGAAGTTAGAGTTCATCCTTCTTTGGTTAGCAAGACCAATCAGTTAGCGTTTGTTAGAAACGAGTACAATGCTGTAATGATTGAAAGTAAACATCTCGGAGTATCCATGTATTATGGGAAAGGTGCTGGTAGGTATCCTACAGCTGTTTCAGTAGTGTCTGATATTATCGAAATAGCAAAGAATATTTCAAATCCGAAGTTGGTTGATAAAATAAAAGAATTTGAAAATAGAGATGTGAAACCTATAGGAGACATATACTCTAGGTATTATTTAAGGTTTTCTGTTATTGACAAACCTGGCGTTTTGAGTGCTATATCAAAAATTCTAGGAGATAACAACATAAGTATAGCTTCGGTAATACAAAAGGAAGTTAGCCCTCATGAGTTTGTTCCCTTAGTTATGGTTACTCATCATTCTAGAGAAAAAGATTTGATTAGAGCTTTGTCAGAAATCAATAACCTCAAAGTGGTTAAGGGACAGGGAGTTATGATAAGAATCATAGATGAAATTTAGATTATCTAATTGAAATCTTGTAAGTAGAGTTTTGATAATTCTTGGCGATGATTGAATTTACATCTCCACTACATATAGTTCTGTTTGTTTTGGCTAATGTTTTGAGAGTTTATCAACTTATACTTTTTGTCAGAGTGATTTTTTCTTGGATTGTAATGTTTAATCCGAATCTGCTAGGATCGAAAGTTTACCAATTTTTGTTCATTATAACTGAGCCACCACTTGATTTCTTAAGAAGGTATCTACCTTCAAGGATTGGTTTTTTTGACCTTTCAGTACTCTGGTTATTTTTGATACTTGAGTTACTTTATATGGTTTTAATTAAGACTATCACGATAATCTAGTATTCAATGTCTATATAGCTTTCAACAGAAG of Brevinematales bacterium contains these proteins:
- a CDS encoding homoserine dehydrogenase, whose protein sequence is MKKVAVGVVGFGTVGGGVVDILQKNRDLIKSRTGIDIELKYVASRNFGGSGVEILYSRKTMDYNDIINDKDVDIVVELVGGIDVPYDIITKSIKSGKSVVTANKALLAEKGDEIFSLAKEYGVVVGFEASVAGGIPIIRILGDGLVGDRVSQILGILNGTTNFILTKMFEENMDFPTALKKAQELGFAEADPSLDIDGIDTAHKIAVLARLAFNTRIDFNSVYVEGIRNVSLDDVRYAYEMGFVLKLLGISRLDDDGTIEVRVHPSLVSKTNQLAFVRNEYNAVMIESKHLGVSMYYGKGAGRYPTAVSVVSDIIEIAKNISNPKLVDKIKEFENRDVKPIGDIYSRYYLRFSVIDKPGVLSAISKILGDNNISIASVIQKEVSPHEFVPLVMVTHHSREKDLIRALSEINNLKVVKGQGVMIRIIDEI
- a CDS encoding YggT family protein — encoded protein: MIEFTSPLHIVLFVLANVLRVYQLILFVRVIFSWIVMFNPNLLGSKVYQFLFIITEPPLDFLRRYLPSRIGFFDLSVLWLFLILELLYMVLIKTITII